A stretch of Candidatus Eisenbacteria bacterium DNA encodes these proteins:
- a CDS encoding lamin tail domain-containing protein → MGGGLFASIPLASILFVSIVSVSTVFPSAAQDFVINEILYDPEGTDEGLEFVELYNPTEVPLSLKGLALETGNGAKEGDWSLAIQWESDYYVEAHGYAVIGEDAVSPAPQFVKQLDLQNGPDACRIRRATEIVDLVGWGSHSFPEYYEGTPCEDVASGISVGRLPDGVDTQDNSADFSALSPPSPGRRNLCVVDAGFVSGTLSTTPALPLLFENVEITVEVGNFGARELADGECLVEFFGIADSARSFLASTTTRAIAPKQSETVSVSLLPEVESCMTLEAVLRLGEDENRSNDTASTSLRVGEGDVVVNEIMYAPATGEPEWVELFNRGQMPVDVRGWWIEDSSQKKARLTSLPVVIGPGEFLVVTQDKKLFQETPNQCEGRAIEPEGSWPSLNNSASGGNSYADVVCIRDSSGCISDYVAYCEDWSTRSNGSIERVSTSVSGRQAANWSSSVASSGSTPCGRNSVCEAARGGGSFEIGMSSRVISPDGDGIDDRVVFSFALPSLGTKANLTVFDSDGRTVRRLLDQRRVGTIVQTIWDGIDEEGRIVPPGVYVVSLGVKEADGGWEESKSTIVVAPQGMR, encoded by the coding sequence ATGGGTGGTGGCCTTTTCGCTTCGATTCCTCTTGCTTCGATCCTCTTTGTTTCGATTGTCTCAGTGTCAACTGTCTTTCCCTCGGCCGCCCAGGACTTCGTCATCAACGAAATCCTCTACGACCCGGAGGGAACCGACGAGGGGCTCGAGTTTGTTGAACTGTACAATCCCACGGAGGTCCCTCTTTCCCTCAAGGGGCTGGCGCTGGAGACCGGAAACGGCGCCAAGGAGGGAGACTGGAGCCTCGCCATTCAGTGGGAGTCGGACTACTACGTCGAGGCCCACGGCTACGCTGTCATAGGCGAAGACGCCGTGAGCCCTGCTCCTCAATTTGTCAAGCAGCTAGACCTACAAAACGGGCCCGACGCCTGCAGGATAAGAAGAGCGACGGAAATAGTGGACCTCGTGGGATGGGGCTCGCACTCGTTCCCGGAGTACTACGAGGGCACTCCGTGCGAGGACGTCGCTTCCGGAATCAGCGTAGGAAGACTGCCCGACGGCGTCGACACGCAGGACAACTCGGCCGACTTCAGCGCCCTCTCTCCGCCTTCTCCCGGAAGACGCAATTTGTGCGTCGTAGACGCCGGTTTCGTCTCCGGGACTCTGAGCACGACGCCGGCCCTTCCTCTTCTCTTCGAGAATGTCGAGATCACTGTCGAGGTCGGGAATTTCGGCGCTCGCGAGCTCGCGGACGGAGAATGCCTGGTCGAATTCTTCGGGATCGCGGATTCGGCGCGCAGTTTTCTTGCCTCAACCACGACGCGAGCAATCGCCCCGAAACAGTCCGAGACCGTGTCGGTGTCCCTGCTCCCCGAAGTCGAGAGCTGCATGACTCTGGAGGCGGTGCTCAGACTTGGGGAAGACGAGAATCGAAGCAACGATACCGCGTCGACAAGTCTGCGCGTCGGCGAGGGCGACGTCGTCGTAAACGAAATCATGTACGCACCGGCCACGGGAGAACCCGAGTGGGTGGAGCTTTTCAACAGAGGGCAAATGCCCGTGGACGTGAGAGGCTGGTGGATAGAGGACTCATCACAAAAAAAGGCGCGCCTTACATCGCTTCCGGTAGTGATCGGGCCCGGCGAATTCCTGGTCGTCACTCAGGACAAGAAACTCTTTCAGGAGACGCCGAATCAATGCGAAGGCCGGGCGATTGAACCCGAGGGAAGCTGGCCTTCCCTGAACAACAGCGCGTCTGGAGGAAACAGCTACGCCGACGTGGTCTGCATAAGGGACAGCTCTGGTTGCATAAGCGACTACGTGGCCTACTGCGAAGACTGGTCCACTCGCAGCAACGGCTCGATCGAACGCGTTTCTACGTCTGTGAGTGGCAGGCAGGCGGCCAACTGGTCTTCGAGCGTGGCGTCTTCGGGCTCGACGCCCTGCGGACGTAACAGCGTCTGCGAGGCCGCGCGAGGCGGTGGCTCGTTCGAAATCGGTATGAGCAGTCGCGTGATCTCGCCGGACGGAGACGGAATCGACGACAGAGTCGTATTCTCGTTCGCGCTTCCTTCGCTCGGGACGAAAGCGAATCTCACCGTGTTCGACTCGGACGGTAGAACAGTGAGACGACTTCTTGACCAGAGGAGAGTCGGAACGATCGTCCAGACGATTTGGGACGGGATTGACGAGGAAGGGAGAATCGTCCCGCCCGGTGTCTACGTGGTGAGCCTCGGCGTAAAAGAAGCCGACGGAGGGTGGGAGGAATCCAAGAGCACCATAGTCGTGGCTCCGCAGGGAATGAGGTAG
- a CDS encoding VWA domain-containing protein: MSGRLPFVKGLSFSPVSSWLLLSALALLLVLLVVRLYVRKDTRLGKERRRLLMGLRIAAFMCVLLALLQPVVSIESKESHRPKVFVLVDGSASMKQPFDLAVAEDSSRSRADVALGVAQSLLKQLPRRFDSSVYVFSDSLRAVEKKSIPAAAAATGANEPPTDAAGSRTALGQALEDISSGVGKTPAAIVVISDGASTFGPDPTSVAKRISLPVYTVLSAKEGSFRDIEITEVLHPASGYAGSEAPVLVRVKGYGLENLNVPLSISEGETVISRGMLKLAGSAETEIFLSVKPTSAGLHFYKVSVPAVKGEASTANNSTSFAISVLSERLKILYLEGDITWDFTFLKRQLESDPKLETTFVLVSGRKTKLPALKGLVSSVPQGFGRSSVVFVGDGAARYLGPDVWESLESFVSSGGGLFVAGAEGLKEVPEPARRLLPARLLKPNAWGPENYLNCRVTFDGLNHPICDVEKESSSNAESWGDISPLLGSHAIDSAKPGASVLFDSGTGDKSFPVIVAGSYGKGRVLLVAASGVWRWGFSVPGAGGSDRLFSGFTANAIWWLSEGEKDGAFDFKPQSWVFQNGEEVTFSGGGAPRRTTGAPETPVPSGEESNLKLEVTGANNRNFDRILTRRAGTDSLAADLGVLAPGTYNYKVSDVENGGRAISTGSFLVDSNGPEYRNLLPDSRLLSYVSEASGGKSFGTDQVGALAREIQTFGEKATVERQVRLWNHPLLFLAFTMFVAIEWWLRRRSGLP, from the coding sequence ATGAGTGGTCGGCTTCCTTTCGTAAAGGGCCTTTCCTTCTCACCGGTTTCGTCCTGGCTTCTTTTGTCCGCCCTCGCTTTACTTCTCGTTCTCCTGGTCGTTCGCCTGTACGTGCGGAAGGACACTCGGCTCGGCAAGGAAAGGCGGCGACTTCTCATGGGACTACGTATCGCCGCGTTCATGTGCGTCCTGTTGGCCCTGCTTCAGCCCGTCGTGAGCATCGAGTCCAAGGAGAGCCACCGGCCCAAGGTGTTCGTCCTGGTGGACGGTTCGGCTAGCATGAAACAGCCTTTCGATCTCGCGGTTGCGGAGGACTCGAGCCGTTCCCGCGCCGACGTGGCGCTCGGCGTGGCTCAGAGTCTGCTCAAGCAGCTTCCGAGAAGGTTTGATAGTTCCGTCTATGTGTTCTCAGACAGTCTGCGGGCAGTCGAGAAGAAGTCGATTCCTGCGGCTGCGGCGGCCACGGGTGCGAACGAGCCGCCTACTGACGCGGCCGGAAGTCGAACCGCACTGGGCCAGGCCCTGGAAGACATCTCTTCCGGGGTCGGGAAGACTCCCGCGGCAATAGTCGTAATTTCCGACGGCGCGAGCACGTTCGGCCCCGATCCGACCAGCGTGGCGAAGCGAATCTCGCTTCCTGTTTACACCGTTCTGTCGGCAAAGGAGGGTTCCTTCAGGGACATCGAAATCACGGAGGTTCTTCATCCAGCGTCCGGCTACGCCGGCAGCGAAGCGCCCGTGCTCGTGCGCGTGAAAGGTTACGGCCTCGAGAACCTGAACGTTCCCTTGAGTATCTCGGAAGGCGAGACCGTCATATCGAGAGGGATGCTGAAGCTCGCCGGCTCGGCCGAGACCGAGATTTTCCTCTCCGTCAAGCCGACTTCGGCGGGTCTTCATTTCTACAAGGTGAGCGTCCCCGCGGTCAAGGGTGAGGCTTCCACTGCGAACAATTCGACCTCCTTTGCAATCAGTGTGCTCAGCGAAAGGCTCAAGATTCTCTACCTCGAAGGAGACATCACGTGGGACTTCACATTCTTGAAGAGGCAGCTCGAGTCCGATCCGAAGCTCGAGACCACGTTCGTTCTCGTGTCGGGACGAAAGACGAAGCTACCGGCCCTCAAAGGCTTGGTTTCATCCGTGCCTCAGGGTTTTGGCAGAAGCTCCGTCGTGTTTGTCGGTGATGGCGCCGCGCGCTACCTGGGCCCTGACGTGTGGGAGAGCCTCGAGAGTTTCGTGAGTTCCGGCGGAGGGCTGTTCGTCGCCGGCGCCGAGGGGTTGAAAGAGGTGCCGGAACCTGCCAGGAGGCTGTTGCCGGCCCGGCTGCTCAAGCCGAACGCCTGGGGACCCGAGAACTATCTGAACTGTCGAGTGACGTTCGACGGTCTCAACCACCCGATATGTGATGTCGAGAAGGAATCGTCTTCCAACGCGGAGAGCTGGGGAGATATCTCGCCACTTCTTGGTTCGCACGCGATTGACTCCGCAAAACCCGGCGCCTCGGTGCTCTTTGATTCCGGGACCGGGGACAAGAGTTTTCCCGTTATCGTCGCCGGCTCCTACGGCAAGGGAAGGGTGCTCCTCGTTGCGGCGAGCGGGGTTTGGAGATGGGGTTTCTCGGTGCCGGGCGCGGGAGGTTCCGACAGGCTCTTCAGTGGGTTCACAGCAAATGCAATATGGTGGCTTTCGGAGGGTGAGAAAGACGGAGCTTTCGACTTCAAGCCTCAATCGTGGGTCTTCCAGAATGGAGAAGAGGTCACATTTTCGGGCGGCGGCGCTCCGAGAAGGACCACGGGCGCTCCCGAGACCCCCGTTCCCTCCGGCGAAGAATCGAATCTCAAGCTTGAAGTCACTGGAGCCAACAATAGAAATTTCGATCGCATCCTCACAAGAAGAGCGGGCACAGATAGTCTGGCTGCCGACCTCGGCGTTCTCGCCCCCGGCACGTACAACTACAAGGTCTCCGACGTCGAAAACGGAGGACGCGCCATCTCTACCGGCAGCTTCCTTGTGGATTCGAACGGGCCGGAGTACAGAAACCTCCTTCCCGATTCACGTCTTCTGAGCTACGTGTCCGAGGCTTCGGGAGGAAAGTCTTTCGGGACGGACCAGGTTGGCGCGCTCGCCCGCGAGATCCAGACTTTCGGCGAGAAAGCGACTGTCGAACGTCAAGTCAGACTCTGGAATCATCCTCTTTTGTTTCTGGCCTTCACGATGTTTGTGGCCATCGAGTGGTGGTTGAGGCGACGTTCGGGACTTCCGTAA
- a CDS encoding anti-sigma factor antagonist (This anti-anti-sigma factor, or anti-sigma factor antagonist, belongs to a family that includes characterized members SpoIIAA, RsbV, RsfA, and RsfB.), translating to MKGIDVIVEQAGSHYQVAVVRVLGQIDTTTSHELERRLQYLLKDRQFEIIIDLGKVTYISSAGWGIFISEIRGIRESGGDLKLIGMTPEVAEVFELLEFHNILESFKTVEAAVEKFERPKAAPVQEKPRSDESDKGTEPVAHGTTGQGTGAATASQVGTGTVGTAAAGDTSPNAGGTTTGSAPVTAGGAAAGNTTAGTASASSLIGTPSTFETESHAADVTSSKNLEAMIREIVREHPDYGSIKIARELLAHDYRRPINPLTLFMELKRLNLDTREKRIRYADSLAVAGSRK from the coding sequence ATGAAGGGCATCGATGTAATAGTTGAGCAGGCTGGTTCCCACTATCAGGTAGCGGTCGTCCGCGTGCTGGGCCAGATTGACACCACGACGTCACACGAACTTGAGCGAAGACTGCAGTACCTGCTCAAGGACCGCCAGTTCGAGATAATCATCGATCTGGGCAAGGTGACCTACATCAGCAGTGCGGGCTGGGGAATCTTTATCAGCGAGATTCGTGGAATAAGAGAGAGCGGAGGCGATCTCAAGCTCATCGGAATGACACCGGAAGTAGCAGAGGTGTTCGAGCTCCTCGAGTTCCATAACATACTTGAATCCTTCAAGACCGTGGAAGCTGCCGTGGAAAAATTCGAGAGACCGAAGGCCGCACCGGTACAGGAGAAGCCGAGGTCCGACGAATCAGACAAAGGCACCGAGCCCGTGGCGCACGGGACTACGGGCCAGGGTACGGGAGCGGCGACCGCTTCCCAGGTCGGTACTGGCACGGTTGGCACTGCCGCGGCCGGTGATACCTCGCCCAACGCCGGTGGTACAACGACTGGTAGCGCTCCGGTCACGGCTGGTGGTGCAGCCGCCGGCAATACAACGGCTGGCACTGCTTCGGCATCGTCGCTAATTGGCACGCCCAGCACTTTCGAGACCGAATCTCACGCGGCCGACGTCACCTCGAGCAAGAACCTCGAAGCAATGATCCGTGAGATTGTGCGGGAGCATCCCGACTACGGTAGCATCAAGATTGCAAGAGAACTACTTGCGCACGACTACAGGAGGCCGATCAATCCTCTCACGCTGTTCATGGAACTCAAGCGCCTCAACCTCGATACGAGAGAAAAGCGCATACGCTACGCTGATTCGCTTGCCGTGGCGGGAAGCAGGAAATAG
- a CDS encoding SpoIIE family protein phosphatase, translated as MTVVRKILGDRSEKRFNLEIPGEERYLVQVREFVDKVCAELNVASTATNAMKLAIDEASTNIIKHSYRSKKGSIKVTVVASGSNRLTISLTDNGESFDLQKVRVPDLRRYVATGRKGGLGLFLMNRLMDDVNYNVTPSGNVLTMRKDLLGKRKRPPLAWKRPIWHKSLRFKFSLYASAILFAIVASAFFYFVVRQDRTITIEVIARSKAISAGIARQSTELLLSKEPLSVEQTLLNETIVRTLKENPQIAGIMVVDREGNIWASDKPAQVFASYEAILSESQAQDKGYRAKLISLSTPIAVQAPGSAAAELGRVYLDIRRDALNQYMARARGALLGTALLVLALGNVAVWFVVSRFVKPLQKLSDGVRAIGEGMLDRKLDEGGPDEIDEIARTFNEITARFKKAQQNLVEQERLQKEMQVAQEIQQSLLPREVPTAEGFEIGTLYRAAKEVGGDYYDFVWVDDDTLGVVVADVSGKGVAGSLVMTMIRTALRMEARGNRSAKDVVARMNSFVTDDMKKGMFVTIFYMVLDSRHRVISFASAGHNPMILYRGDSGETYFLNPKGFPVGIDLGDRSLFEKSIGSESIKLKQADMLIIYTDGITEAMNKDGELFGEERFLRVIKKYGQLPPQEFARTLDEEVAGFTGGEAQNDDITLVAIKERAVVDDILYDVRKKLIDLVEVEGMSVNEACEIMKVSPSSYYKYKKRMHELGEEGLRDKIPRSLEKLGRVSLEVEQKILMVAKTFPSYGPKRISRELSKAEFGSLDVSPGKIYLCLKKLDLGTKDQRKKSALEGTRKIMNLDMEDNTGYPTAVGLEPEEVHSSTQPTAVGEEESK; from the coding sequence ATGACCGTGGTGAGAAAAATCCTGGGTGACAGAAGCGAAAAGCGGTTCAACCTGGAAATCCCGGGTGAAGAGAGATACCTGGTCCAGGTGCGGGAGTTCGTGGACAAGGTGTGCGCCGAGCTCAACGTCGCATCCACAGCCACGAACGCCATGAAGCTTGCGATTGACGAAGCCAGCACCAACATCATCAAGCATTCCTACAGATCGAAGAAGGGGTCGATAAAGGTCACCGTCGTCGCGTCCGGATCGAACCGCCTCACCATCTCCCTCACGGACAATGGAGAGAGCTTCGACCTTCAAAAGGTGCGAGTGCCTGACCTGAGACGCTACGTGGCCACGGGAAGAAAAGGTGGGTTGGGTCTCTTTCTCATGAACAGGCTCATGGACGACGTCAACTACAATGTGACGCCGTCAGGCAACGTGCTGACAATGAGGAAGGACCTTCTCGGAAAGCGCAAACGCCCGCCTCTGGCCTGGAAGAGGCCTATATGGCACAAGAGTCTCAGGTTCAAGTTCAGCTTGTACGCATCCGCGATCTTGTTCGCGATAGTAGCGAGTGCCTTCTTCTACTTTGTCGTGCGCCAGGACAGAACCATCACGATAGAAGTAATCGCACGGAGCAAGGCCATCTCTGCGGGGATTGCCCGCCAGAGCACCGAGCTTCTTCTCTCCAAAGAACCGCTCTCCGTAGAACAGACGCTCCTCAACGAGACGATCGTCCGTACCCTGAAAGAGAATCCACAGATCGCCGGCATAATGGTCGTTGACAGGGAGGGAAACATCTGGGCGAGCGACAAACCGGCGCAGGTCTTTGCCTCGTATGAGGCCATTCTTTCTGAATCTCAGGCGCAGGACAAGGGGTATCGGGCGAAGCTCATATCGTTGTCCACACCTATCGCCGTCCAGGCTCCCGGCTCTGCGGCCGCCGAGCTAGGCAGGGTTTACCTTGACATCAGAAGAGACGCGCTTAACCAGTACATGGCCCGGGCCAGAGGAGCGCTTCTGGGAACGGCGCTGCTCGTCCTTGCGCTGGGGAACGTCGCCGTTTGGTTCGTCGTGTCCCGCTTTGTCAAGCCGCTCCAAAAACTGTCCGACGGCGTTCGCGCAATCGGAGAGGGGATGCTCGACAGAAAACTGGACGAAGGAGGTCCCGACGAAATAGACGAGATAGCCCGCACGTTCAACGAGATCACCGCGCGTTTCAAGAAGGCACAGCAGAACCTCGTCGAACAGGAACGACTGCAGAAAGAAATGCAGGTGGCCCAGGAAATCCAACAGTCTCTTCTACCGCGAGAGGTACCGACGGCGGAGGGATTCGAAATCGGCACTCTCTACAGAGCCGCGAAAGAGGTTGGAGGCGACTATTACGATTTCGTGTGGGTGGACGACGACACTCTCGGCGTTGTCGTGGCGGACGTCTCCGGCAAGGGGGTCGCAGGCTCGCTGGTCATGACCATGATAAGAACGGCCTTGAGAATGGAGGCGAGGGGCAACAGGTCGGCGAAGGACGTCGTTGCGAGAATGAACAGCTTTGTCACGGACGACATGAAGAAGGGCATGTTTGTCACGATTTTCTACATGGTTCTGGATTCGAGACACAGAGTGATCAGCTTCGCCAGCGCGGGTCACAACCCGATGATTCTCTACAGGGGCGATTCCGGCGAGACGTATTTCCTCAATCCGAAGGGTTTCCCCGTGGGGATAGACCTCGGGGATCGTTCTCTCTTCGAGAAATCGATCGGCTCCGAGAGCATCAAGCTCAAGCAGGCGGACATGCTCATCATTTACACGGACGGCATAACCGAGGCCATGAACAAGGACGGCGAGCTCTTCGGCGAAGAGAGGTTCTTGAGAGTCATCAAGAAATACGGCCAATTGCCGCCGCAAGAGTTTGCCAGAACGCTGGACGAAGAGGTGGCGGGCTTCACGGGCGGGGAAGCACAAAATGACGACATAACGCTCGTAGCCATAAAGGAAAGGGCGGTTGTTGACGATATACTATATGACGTCAGAAAGAAGCTCATTGACTTGGTTGAAGTTGAAGGTATGTCCGTGAACGAAGCGTGCGAGATAATGAAGGTGTCTCCTTCAAGCTATTACAAGTACAAGAAGAGGATGCACGAACTGGGAGAGGAAGGTCTCAGGGACAAGATTCCGAGATCTCTTGAGAAACTCGGACGCGTGAGCCTTGAAGTCGAGCAGAAGATTCTCATGGTTGCGAAGACGTTCCCTTCCTACGGGCCGAAGCGGATCAGCCGCGAGCTGAGCAAGGCCGAGTTTGGCAGTCTCGACGTTTCGCCCGGGAAAATCTATCTATGTCTCAAGAAACTCGACCTGGGCACCAAAGATCAGAGAAAGAAGTCTGCCTTAGAAGGCACAAGAAAAATCATGAATCTCGACATGGAGGACAACACCGGGTACCCGACTGCGGTCGGCCTCGAACCAGAAGAGGTCCACTCTAGCACTCAGCCCACCGCAGTGGGGGAGGAGGAGAGCAAATGA
- a CDS encoding PorV/PorQ family protein translates to MRGIAQKGRVTIRSRPEIGPCGAVATAMAAGVRASSSARVTVMAAAGLLAATLLLLALSSGTSVAASSVSGGTESIFSLGAGSRALGMGGAFTAISDDATATYWNPAGLSCLGQTGITGFHSLLFEGSSLDFFSIAHPTVRFGGIGFAFLRVGTDGIQAYDDRSRSLGQIGFSQSEMIFSYGRKIPFNVNVGASLKIVNQGMGELSTNGAGFDVGALYSVPYVKGLALGLAARDVPGAKLKLADRVENTPRTLRAGGSYRDSLRGGRDVLLVGIDVSLPEKANTNVSVGGEYVVDQLVALRAGFKEGKLCAGVGVKWRSYSLDYSIGNSELGNLHQFSVSATFGDPIALRKEREERERKRELARMLEEEKAKRIEAHAELARRAFDQASYSSALDEWNLVLEYDPENAQAKESVKKIREALARKTEEEARMAGEHAKLHVLLEVAKEYVSQGDFNAGLLRFRQANELEPGNAEALSGIRQADSLIAVDVASNVALAKNLAASGKYLEAYSAWNKVLILSPENEEARRGMETSKSAVETVGRDLVEAMRRIDALTLYTNAVTAYDRENYTEAKAQLQEMLKLYPADQEGLRLAEKIEERLSPKTPKVEENVKKLYVEGMNHFNLGEYEKAIESWKKIMAVDPQNEMVARNIEKAKARLSSGERKAQ, encoded by the coding sequence ATGAGAGGCATTGCACAAAAAGGTCGCGTGACTATTCGCAGTCGCCCTGAGATCGGGCCCTGTGGCGCCGTGGCGACCGCCATGGCGGCTGGGGTACGTGCCTCGTCCTCTGCAAGAGTCACTGTCATGGCCGCGGCAGGGCTCCTGGCGGCGACCTTGCTTCTCCTTGCGCTTTCGTCGGGCACGAGCGTTGCGGCAAGCAGTGTGTCCGGAGGCACCGAGAGCATTTTCTCACTCGGCGCCGGCTCGAGAGCGCTCGGGATGGGTGGCGCCTTCACGGCGATTTCGGACGACGCGACGGCAACGTACTGGAACCCTGCCGGGCTCTCCTGCCTCGGACAGACCGGCATCACAGGATTTCATTCTTTGCTGTTCGAGGGGAGTTCACTCGATTTCTTCTCGATAGCGCACCCCACCGTCCGCTTCGGTGGCATCGGTTTCGCGTTCTTGAGAGTCGGAACCGATGGAATACAGGCCTACGACGACAGAAGCAGAAGCCTGGGGCAGATAGGTTTCTCTCAGAGCGAAATGATATTTTCTTACGGCCGGAAGATTCCGTTCAACGTGAACGTCGGAGCTTCCCTGAAGATCGTGAATCAGGGGATGGGAGAGCTGAGCACAAACGGTGCGGGATTTGACGTCGGGGCCCTTTACTCGGTGCCGTACGTCAAGGGACTTGCGCTCGGTCTGGCCGCCCGGGACGTGCCGGGCGCCAAACTCAAGCTTGCTGACAGAGTCGAAAATACTCCGCGCACCCTGCGTGCCGGCGGGTCCTACAGAGACTCACTGCGCGGGGGGCGTGACGTGCTTCTCGTCGGGATTGACGTCTCTCTGCCGGAGAAGGCAAACACCAACGTTTCAGTGGGAGGCGAGTACGTCGTGGATCAACTCGTGGCTCTCAGGGCGGGATTCAAAGAGGGGAAACTCTGCGCCGGAGTTGGTGTGAAATGGAGAAGCTACTCACTCGACTATTCGATCGGAAACAGCGAACTGGGGAATCTGCACCAGTTCTCGGTCTCGGCCACCTTCGGAGATCCAATTGCCCTGCGAAAAGAACGCGAGGAGCGCGAGCGCAAGCGGGAGCTGGCGAGAATGCTCGAAGAAGAAAAGGCCAAGAGGATTGAAGCTCATGCCGAGCTCGCAAGGCGCGCATTCGATCAGGCGAGCTATTCCAGCGCCCTCGACGAGTGGAACCTCGTGCTCGAATACGATCCGGAAAACGCGCAGGCAAAGGAGAGCGTCAAGAAGATAAGAGAGGCTCTGGCAAGGAAGACCGAGGAAGAGGCCAGGATGGCCGGCGAGCACGCGAAGCTTCATGTGTTACTTGAGGTGGCCAAGGAGTACGTGAGCCAGGGCGACTTCAATGCGGGTCTGCTGCGGTTTAGGCAGGCAAACGAGCTCGAGCCCGGAAACGCCGAGGCCTTGAGCGGCATCAGGCAGGCGGATTCACTCATTGCCGTAGACGTGGCCTCTAACGTCGCCCTTGCGAAGAATCTCGCCGCCTCGGGGAAATATCTCGAGGCATACTCGGCGTGGAACAAGGTGCTCATCCTGAGTCCCGAGAACGAAGAGGCCAGAAGAGGAATGGAGACTTCGAAGAGCGCGGTCGAGACCGTCGGACGCGACCTCGTGGAGGCCATGCGCAGAATAGATGCTCTAACACTTTATACGAACGCTGTAACTGCTTACGACAGAGAAAATTACACAGAAGCCAAAGCGCAACTCCAAGAGATGCTGAAACTCTACCCGGCCGATCAAGAAGGCCTCAGACTTGCCGAAAAGATAGAAGAGAGGCTTTCTCCGAAAACGCCCAAGGTAGAAGAGAACGTGAAGAAGCTCTACGTAGAAGGGATGAACCACTTTAACTTGGGTGAATACGAGAAGGCGATTGAGTCCTGGAAGAAGATTATGGCAGTGGATCCTCAGAACGAAATGGTTGCCAGGAACATTGAGAAGGCGAAGGCCAGACTCTCTTCGGGCGAAAGGAAAGCGCAGTAG